The region GACGATGGAAATTTCAACGAAATATTATTTATAAATTCACTCTATAGAGCCTTTTTTAGGCTGTTTAAACTGCATAGCTTCATAAAGATAAACGGAAAATTCGATATCAAAGAAACTCTTGGCTACACACCGCCTCCAAACATCGCAAACGAGCTTAAAAAGCAATGCTTGAGCATAAATTTAAAAACATATAAAGAAATTTTTATGGCCTTAAATTTAATGGAATTTGAGATAAAGACCAATGCAAAGCTTGATAAAACGCATTTTTTACTATCCTCGCTTATCTCTACGCAAAATTTAATCCATAAAAACAGCAAATATTAAGTAAAAAAAAGATAAAATCAGTCCTTGTCTTTAAACGGACATCCCCTTGCTCGCATGCGAGCTTAATACCCACAAGGAGAATTAATGAAGCATTACGAACTTTTATTCGTATTTAAGCCTACCTTGACAGAAGAAGAGGTAAGCGCAAAAGTTGATTTCATAAAAGAAATCCTTACAAAAAATGGTGCAGAGATTACGTCTTTGCTATCGCTTGGCACAAGAAAGCTTGCTTATACGGTTAAAAAACATGAGCGTGGCGTATTTTTTGTAGCTTATTTCACAGCTCCTACAGTTGCGATTGCAGAAGTTGAGCGCATCATAAGAATCAATGAAGATATCATCAAATTCTTAACAGTGAAATTTGAGAACAAAAAAGAAGTTGCGGCTTGGGAAAGACTAAGCAAAGGTATCAAGCAAAGCAAAAAAGAACCAAAACCAAAAGCTGAAGAGACTCCGTCACAGGAAGCATAAGGACGAAAAATGTTTAATAAAGTCGTTTTAGTAGGAAATCTTACAAGAGATATCGAGCTTAGATACACAACAGCTGGCGCAGCGATAGGAAACAGCTCTATAG is a window of Campylobacter sp. CCUG 57310 DNA encoding:
- the rpsF gene encoding 30S ribosomal protein S6 codes for the protein MKHYELLFVFKPTLTEEEVSAKVDFIKEILTKNGAEITSLLSLGTRKLAYTVKKHERGVFFVAYFTAPTVAIAEVERIIRINEDIIKFLTVKFENKKEVAAWERLSKGIKQSKKEPKPKAEETPSQEA